The following coding sequences are from one Vallitalea longa window:
- the gatB gene encoding Asp-tRNA(Asn)/Glu-tRNA(Gln) amidotransferase subunit GatB produces the protein MSYQDYEVVIGLEVHSELKTKTKIFCSCSTEFGGEPNTHCCPICTGMPGTLPVLNEKVVEYGIKAGLAMNCNINEFSKLDRKNYFYPDLPKAYQVSQYDLPLCYEGEIEIEVNGEMKKIRITRIHIEEDAGKLIHESGEGSVIDYNRCGVPLIEIVTEPDFRSSEDVRIFLEKLRTILLYADVSDCKMNEGSLRCDINLSIRKKGDSKLGTRTEMKNMNSFNNAVKAIQYEAKRQIRLLENNEKVTQETRRWDESKGITISMRSKEEAHDYRYFPEPDLMPIITSKDKIEEIRSSLPEMPDIRLKRYIDEYKITEYDARLIAASRNMADYFEEAVKGAANKKSVANWIITEIFSRLDEEQKEQAKIPFSPSILTELVNLIEDGTISNSIGKKVFGECWETGKRPNDIVEEKGLKQISDDGQLESLVNEIIKNNEKAVNDYLNGKQAAIGALVGQMMKATKGKANPKKVNQLLRDAIDKLNN, from the coding sequence TTGAGCTATCAAGATTATGAAGTAGTTATTGGACTAGAAGTACATTCTGAATTAAAAACTAAAACAAAAATATTTTGCAGTTGCAGTACAGAATTTGGAGGAGAGCCTAATACACATTGTTGCCCAATATGTACAGGCATGCCAGGTACGTTACCAGTTCTTAACGAAAAAGTTGTTGAATATGGTATTAAAGCAGGACTAGCAATGAATTGTAATATAAATGAATTCAGTAAACTGGATAGGAAAAATTATTTCTATCCAGATCTTCCAAAAGCGTATCAAGTTTCACAATACGACCTTCCTTTATGTTATGAAGGGGAAATTGAAATTGAAGTTAATGGTGAAATGAAAAAAATCCGAATTACAAGGATACATATAGAGGAAGATGCAGGAAAACTCATCCATGAATCAGGTGAAGGATCTGTTATAGATTATAACAGATGTGGTGTACCATTGATTGAAATAGTAACAGAACCTGATTTCAGATCTTCAGAAGATGTAAGGATTTTCTTGGAAAAATTAAGGACCATTCTTCTATATGCGGATGTATCTGATTGTAAAATGAATGAAGGTTCTCTTAGATGTGATATCAATCTATCAATTAGGAAAAAAGGAGATTCAAAATTAGGTACTCGTACTGAGATGAAAAACATGAACTCTTTTAATAACGCAGTTAAGGCTATACAATATGAAGCAAAGAGACAAATCAGATTATTGGAGAATAATGAAAAAGTTACACAAGAAACAAGAAGATGGGACGAATCAAAGGGAATAACTATATCTATGAGAAGTAAAGAAGAAGCTCATGATTATCGTTATTTTCCAGAACCAGACCTTATGCCCATCATAACATCAAAAGATAAAATAGAAGAAATTAGGAGTTCTCTACCTGAAATGCCTGATATTAGATTAAAGAGATATATAGACGAATATAAAATAACCGAATACGATGCTAGATTAATAGCAGCTTCAAGAAATATGGCAGATTATTTTGAAGAAGCGGTTAAAGGAGCTGCTAATAAAAAATCAGTAGCTAACTGGATTATAACTGAAATATTCAGTAGATTAGATGAAGAACAAAAAGAACAAGCTAAAATACCATTTAGTCCTAGTATTCTTACTGAGCTGGTTAATTTGATTGAAGATGGTACAATCAGTAACAGTATAGGTAAAAAAGTATTCGGAGAATGTTGGGAAACAGGTAAACGTCCTAACGATATAGTTGAAGAAAAAGGACTTAAACAGATTAGTGATGACGGTCAATTGGAAAGTCTAGTTAATGAAATTATTAAAAATAATGAAAAGGCAGTAAATGATTATCTCAATGGAAAACAAGCTGCTATAGGTGCTTTAGTTGGTCAAATGATGAAAGCCACTAAAGGAAAAGCTAATCCTAAAAAAGTTAATCAACTGTTAAGAGATGCAATTGACAAATTAAATAATTAA
- a CDS encoding AAC(3) family N-acetyltransferase: protein MLIFGWGYKTFKKYGIIGKSKCNICQLVTNWQLVKVTTWFTLFFIPIIPVKIKRMILCTNCNTGHIIDKQTFDKLMNVIKSNKYKVDIENMQYYNKTETQKNYLKEMEEYKKKQENKKHKNKKKLTLKDIIDNSNVPNTRESLKKQFLEMGLHKGMTVIVHSSMSKIGWITGGPVAVTQALMDVITQEGTIVMPAHTSDYSDPTGWENPPVPKEWIPIIKENMPAYNKNITPTSYMGHIAETFRTFPGVLRSDHPQYSFTAWGKHAEEITAGHLLNYGLGENSPLKKIYDLNGMVLLIGVDYDNNTSFHLAEYMIDSIKEEKLGSPILVDDERKWVEYKDIELDVDDFNKIGEEYEKESKVITYNIGQAKSRLFSQTESVDFAREWMEKNR from the coding sequence ATGCTAATATTTGGATGGGGATATAAAACATTTAAGAAATATGGAATTATAGGTAAAAGTAAATGCAATATTTGCCAATTAGTTACTAATTGGCAGCTAGTCAAAGTTACAACATGGTTTACATTATTCTTCATACCTATTATCCCAGTGAAAATAAAAAGAATGATATTATGTACTAATTGTAATACAGGACATATAATTGATAAGCAAACGTTTGACAAATTGATGAATGTTATTAAATCAAATAAATATAAGGTAGATATCGAAAATATGCAGTATTATAATAAGACAGAAACTCAAAAAAATTACCTAAAAGAAATGGAAGAATATAAGAAAAAACAGGAAAATAAAAAACATAAAAACAAGAAGAAATTAACATTAAAAGATATAATTGATAATTCTAATGTACCTAATACGAGAGAATCATTAAAGAAACAATTCTTAGAAATGGGATTACATAAAGGAATGACTGTTATCGTACATTCATCCATGAGCAAGATTGGATGGATTACAGGTGGTCCTGTTGCGGTTACTCAAGCTTTAATGGATGTTATTACACAAGAGGGAACAATAGTTATGCCTGCCCATACGTCAGATTATTCTGATCCTACAGGTTGGGAGAATCCACCAGTTCCAAAAGAATGGATTCCTATAATTAAAGAAAATATGCCAGCATATAATAAAAACATAACACCTACTAGCTATATGGGGCATATTGCAGAAACTTTCAGAACTTTTCCAGGAGTATTACGAAGCGATCATCCACAGTATTCTTTTACAGCTTGGGGGAAGCATGCAGAAGAAATAACTGCTGGTCACTTATTGAATTATGGCTTAGGTGAGAATTCGCCGTTAAAGAAAATCTATGATTTAAACGGTATGGTTCTATTAATAGGGGTGGATTATGATAATAATACATCATTCCATTTAGCTGAATATATGATTGATTCGATTAAAGAAGAAAAATTGGGATCTCCTATACTGGTTGATGATGAAAGAAAATGGGTTGAGTATAAAGATATAGAACTTGATGTAGATGACTTTAACAAAATTGGAGAGGAATATGAAAAAGAAAGTAAAGTTATCACATACAATATAGGACAAGCAAAATCCAGATTGTTCAGTCAAACAGAATCTGTAGATTTTGCAAGAGAGTGGATGGAAAAAAATAGATAA
- the remA gene encoding extracellular matrix/biofilm regulator RemA: MIQMVNIGFGNIISANRIIAIISPESAPIKRVIQNGRDDKKLIDATYGRKTRAVIIMDSGHVILSAILPETVGQRLSKDIQDITEENISIN; the protein is encoded by the coding sequence ATGATTCAAATGGTTAATATTGGTTTCGGAAATATTATATCTGCAAATAGAATAATTGCTATCATAAGCCCTGAATCAGCACCGATAAAAAGAGTTATACAAAATGGAAGAGATGACAAAAAACTGATTGATGCAACATATGGTCGAAAAACAAGAGCAGTGATTATAATGGATAGTGGGCATGTTATTCTATCAGCGATTTTGCCCGAAACAGTAGGACAAAGATTATCTAAAGATATTCAAGACATAACAGAAGAGAATATTTCTATTAATTGA
- a CDS encoding methionine--tRNA ligase translates to MKDNRRRRPEFPKKAVITAGMPYGNKELHFGHVGGVFVHADTYARFLRDRIGKENVIFVSGTDCYGSPILANYKKLVDENKFDGSLEDYVRSNHDKQKEVLEKYEMSLNLYAASGLDRASEIHEEVSIDIFNKLYENGYLTQLSSPQFYDPEKKVLLNGRQVIGKCPIEGCNSDKAYADECSMGHMYMPNELIDPKSTLSGKTPELRDVKNWYFKLEEYNDILKDRNKYLKEKSNSRKFLLNTIEEFLKPPIIYVKRKQLEDNLSDVQEKLPKHSIIDEPKKPSITFVFDNLDDRDEARKVFDKLGIRFRTGKTLVPFRLSGNVEWGIDVPDKEELEDLTFWVWPESLWAPISFTKAYLESIGKDKDEWKDWWQSKDSKVYQFIGEDNIYFYGIAEMGMFLALRNINDEESLDWENINLPHLIPNNHVLFMDKKASSSSDIKPPMAEELLSHYTAEQLRMHFLSLGLAKKSVSFTPQVFMKEEDRQGPDTVLKDGNLLTNVFNRLIRSCFYTSQKYFDSKIPEGDIDEKILEDAKQAVLNYEKHMYNHDFHRIIYVLDDYIRKLNKYWVNNMKKAEANEDDELRKQVLVNAFHGVRTAITLIHPIAPDSCKMVREYLNLDEKIWNWDYIFETIYSLIDDYVNHKIKFLEPRIDFFEKHESQYK, encoded by the coding sequence ATGAAAGACAATAGAAGAAGAAGACCAGAGTTTCCTAAAAAAGCTGTTATAACAGCAGGGATGCCTTATGGTAATAAAGAATTACATTTCGGTCATGTTGGCGGAGTATTTGTTCATGCTGATACTTATGCTAGATTTTTAAGAGATAGGATTGGTAAAGAAAATGTTATATTCGTATCTGGAACAGACTGTTATGGTTCACCTATATTAGCTAATTATAAAAAACTTGTTGATGAAAATAAATTTGATGGCTCTCTAGAAGACTATGTTAGGTCAAATCATGATAAGCAGAAAGAAGTATTAGAAAAATATGAGATGAGTCTCAATTTGTATGCAGCTTCTGGACTTGACAGAGCATCAGAGATTCATGAAGAAGTTTCAATTGATATATTTAATAAATTATATGAAAATGGATATCTTACCCAATTATCTTCACCACAATTCTATGACCCAGAAAAAAAAGTATTACTTAATGGTAGACAAGTAATAGGTAAGTGCCCAATCGAAGGATGTAATTCAGATAAAGCATATGCGGATGAATGTTCTATGGGACATATGTATATGCCTAACGAATTAATAGACCCCAAAAGCACATTATCAGGAAAGACACCGGAACTTAGGGATGTTAAGAATTGGTATTTTAAATTAGAAGAATATAATGATATTTTAAAAGATAGAAATAAATATCTAAAGGAAAAATCTAATTCCAGAAAGTTTTTATTAAACACAATAGAAGAATTCTTGAAACCACCTATTATATATGTGAAGAGAAAGCAATTGGAGGATAATCTATCCGATGTACAAGAGAAACTTCCTAAGCATTCCATAATAGATGAGCCGAAAAAACCTTCTATAACTTTCGTATTTGATAATTTAGATGACAGAGATGAAGCAAGAAAAGTATTTGATAAATTAGGTATAAGATTTAGGACAGGAAAGACATTAGTGCCATTTAGATTATCAGGCAATGTTGAATGGGGGATTGATGTTCCAGATAAGGAAGAATTAGAAGATCTCACATTTTGGGTATGGCCAGAATCTCTATGGGCACCTATCTCGTTTACTAAAGCTTATTTAGAATCGATCGGTAAGGATAAAGATGAGTGGAAAGATTGGTGGCAATCAAAAGATTCCAAGGTATACCAGTTCATTGGAGAAGATAATATATACTTCTATGGTATAGCGGAAATGGGTATGTTCTTAGCATTACGTAATATCAATGATGAAGAATCACTTGATTGGGAAAATATCAATCTTCCTCATTTAATACCTAATAACCATGTTTTATTTATGGACAAAAAAGCAAGTAGCAGCAGTGATATCAAACCTCCTATGGCAGAAGAATTATTGAGCCATTATACTGCAGAACAATTGAGAATGCATTTTCTAAGTCTTGGACTAGCGAAGAAAAGTGTAAGCTTCACACCTCAAGTGTTTATGAAAGAAGAAGATAGACAAGGTCCAGATACTGTTTTGAAAGATGGTAACTTGCTTACTAACGTATTCAACAGGCTGATAAGATCTTGTTTCTATACATCACAAAAATATTTTGACTCAAAGATACCTGAAGGTGATATCGACGAAAAAATATTGGAAGATGCTAAGCAAGCAGTATTGAATTACGAAAAACATATGTACAATCATGATTTCCATAGAATCATATATGTATTGGATGATTATATTAGAAAATTAAATAAATATTGGGTCAACAATATGAAAAAAGCTGAAGCAAACGAAGATGATGAACTAAGGAAACAAGTATTGGTCAATGCTTTTCATGGTGTTCGTACTGCTATAACATTAATCCATCCGATAGCCCCAGATAGCTGTAAGATGGTTAGAGAATATCTTAATCTAGATGAAAAAATCTGGAACTGGGATTATATTTTTGAGACAATATATTCTCTAATTGACGATTATGTCAATCATAAAATCAAGTTTTTGGAACCTCGTATAGATTTCTTTGAAAAACATGAAAGCCAATACAAGTAA
- a CDS encoding citrate/2-methylcitrate synthase — MSDKEIYRRILKFTNLAETNNKIDLELYDKYGVKRGLRNKNGTGVLAGLTEIGDVIGYNLKDGDKIPAEGRLLYRGIDVKDIVDGFQVENRYGFEEVCYLLLFGSLPTRNELKEFNEILGESREIPDGFTEDMILKAPSPNIMNKLARSVLATYSYDDNPDDTSIENMLRQCIELIARFPILVAYAFQAKSHYYDNKSLYIHNTTRNLSTAENFLHMLRVDNKFTKSEAELLDLCLVLHAEHGGGNNSAFTARVVSSSGTDTYSAIAAAIGSLKGPKHGGANNKVRQMMDDIKSHINNWDDKKEIADYLTKILKKQANDGSGLIYGMGHAIYTLSDPRAVMLKKKAYQLAIEKDMMKEFNLYESIENLAPEVFAKVKGSSKDICANVDFYSGFVYSMLQIPPELYTPIFAIARIGGWCAHRIEEFYGANRIIRPAYKNITEPSEYKELGKR; from the coding sequence TTGAGCGATAAAGAAATATATAGAAGAATACTGAAATTTACCAATTTAGCTGAAACCAATAATAAAATCGATTTAGAGTTATATGATAAATATGGTGTTAAGCGAGGATTGAGAAATAAAAACGGAACTGGTGTTCTTGCAGGATTAACTGAAATTGGTGATGTAATAGGTTATAATCTGAAAGACGGAGATAAAATACCAGCAGAAGGTCGATTGCTATATAGAGGTATTGATGTTAAAGATATAGTTGATGGATTTCAAGTTGAAAATAGATACGGCTTTGAAGAAGTATGCTATTTGTTACTTTTTGGTTCATTACCTACAAGAAATGAATTAAAAGAATTTAATGAGATATTAGGAGAAAGCAGAGAGATACCTGATGGATTTACTGAAGATATGATTTTAAAGGCACCAAGTCCTAATATAATGAACAAATTAGCTAGAAGTGTTCTGGCAACCTATTCATATGATGATAATCCAGATGATACGAGTATAGAAAATATGCTTAGACAATGTATAGAATTGATAGCTAGATTTCCAATCTTAGTTGCCTATGCTTTCCAAGCGAAATCTCATTATTATGATAACAAGAGTCTTTATATACACAATACTACAAGAAATCTTAGTACAGCAGAGAACTTTTTGCATATGTTACGTGTAGACAATAAATTCACTAAATCAGAAGCTGAGTTACTGGATCTATGTCTAGTATTACATGCTGAGCATGGAGGAGGTAATAACTCTGCATTTACAGCAAGAGTTGTATCATCTTCAGGAACAGATACTTATTCTGCCATTGCAGCAGCAATAGGATCATTAAAAGGTCCAAAACATGGTGGAGCTAATAATAAAGTTAGACAAATGATGGATGATATAAAATCTCATATCAATAATTGGGACGATAAGAAAGAAATAGCTGACTACTTGACTAAAATATTGAAAAAACAAGCTAATGATGGTTCAGGACTTATTTATGGTATGGGTCATGCAATATATACATTATCTGATCCAAGAGCTGTTATGCTTAAGAAAAAAGCTTATCAATTGGCAATTGAAAAAGATATGATGAAAGAATTTAATTTGTATGAATCTATAGAAAATCTGGCACCAGAAGTATTTGCAAAAGTAAAAGGTTCTTCCAAAGATATATGTGCTAATGTGGATTTCTATTCAGGATTTGTATACAGTATGTTACAGATACCACCTGAATTATATACGCCAATATTTGCTATAGCAAGAATTGGTGGATGGTGTGCTCATAGAATTGAAGAATTCTACGGAGCAAACAGGATAATAAGACCTGCATATAAGAACATAACAGAGCCTAGTGAATATAAAGAATTAGGCAAAAGATAA
- a CDS encoding Rqc2 family fibronectin-binding protein, translated as MALDGIVISNIVFELNQLIQGGRIDKIYQPENDELIVSIRNNKNSYKLLLSALANMPRIHLTDIPKKNPLNPPNFCMLLRKHIIGGKILKVVQPNFERIVEIYIEHLNELGDVCNKKIVIEIMGRHSNIIFCEDNNRILDSIKHVSLNISSVREVLPNRVYTYPPSKDKINPLDEISFQEFKNLLNGKNTIIHKAIYFSFNGISPIISEEICFRSNVNSSTFTSELTDGDLSDVYDSFTFFVSMIKNNEFTPNIVIDDKSNYKDFSSIKLSIYDNYESISDHSISNILDNYYAKSSNTSRISQKSSDIKKIITTNLERCYKKLDLQLKQIKDTETRDKYKIKGELITANIYAIKEGDKELKAYNYYINEETTIALKPNLSPSENAAKYYNRYNKLKRTFFALTEQIKDTQNEINHLESIQNSLNFVEEEEDLQLIRQELMDYGYLRYRKNKNKKALQKSKPFHYKSSDGFDIYVGKNNLQNDELTMKTANSNDWWFHTKEIPGSHVIVKTNGNELTDKAFEEAAKLAAFYSKANKSTKVAVDYTLKKHIKKPAGSVPGYVIYHTNYSMYVDPSDENVTLL; from the coding sequence ATGGCACTAGACGGAATTGTAATATCAAATATTGTTTTCGAGCTTAATCAATTAATACAAGGTGGAAGAATTGATAAGATTTATCAACCAGAGAATGATGAATTGATTGTATCAATAAGAAATAATAAAAATTCATATAAATTATTATTATCAGCATTAGCTAATATGCCCCGTATCCATTTAACAGATATACCTAAGAAAAACCCACTTAATCCTCCTAATTTTTGTATGCTGTTAAGAAAACATATCATCGGAGGTAAGATATTAAAAGTAGTGCAACCAAATTTTGAAAGAATCGTTGAAATATATATAGAACATTTAAATGAGTTAGGTGACGTTTGTAATAAGAAGATTGTTATTGAAATCATGGGTAGACATAGTAATATAATCTTCTGTGAAGATAATAATAGAATACTTGATAGCATAAAACATGTTTCTTTGAACATTAGCTCAGTAAGAGAAGTATTACCTAATAGAGTATATACCTATCCCCCATCAAAAGATAAGATAAATCCACTAGATGAGATATCGTTCCAAGAATTCAAAAATCTACTTAATGGGAAAAATACTATTATACACAAAGCTATCTACTTTTCATTTAATGGAATTAGTCCTATAATTTCAGAAGAGATATGTTTCAGGTCCAATGTTAATAGTTCTACTTTCACTAGTGAATTGACTGATGGTGACTTAAGTGATGTGTATGATAGTTTCACATTTTTTGTCAGCATGATAAAAAATAATGAATTCACACCTAATATTGTAATAGATGATAAAAGTAATTATAAAGATTTTTCATCTATAAAACTTAGTATTTATGATAACTATGAATCTATATCAGACCATTCGATATCTAACATACTGGATAATTATTATGCGAAAAGTTCTAACACCTCAAGAATCAGTCAAAAATCAAGTGACATAAAGAAAATTATCACGACCAATCTTGAAAGGTGCTATAAGAAACTGGACCTTCAGTTAAAACAAATCAAAGATACTGAAACAAGAGATAAATACAAGATAAAAGGAGAACTTATAACAGCTAACATATATGCAATTAAAGAAGGAGACAAAGAATTAAAAGCTTATAACTACTATATTAATGAAGAAACTACTATTGCTTTAAAACCTAATTTAAGTCCTTCTGAAAATGCCGCTAAATATTATAATAGATACAATAAACTGAAAAGAACTTTTTTTGCCCTTACTGAACAAATTAAAGATACACAAAACGAAATTAATCATCTTGAATCTATACAAAATTCATTGAATTTTGTTGAGGAAGAAGAAGACTTACAATTGATACGCCAAGAACTTATGGATTATGGTTACCTTAGGTATAGAAAAAATAAGAATAAAAAAGCATTACAAAAATCAAAACCATTTCACTATAAATCTTCTGATGGTTTCGATATTTATGTTGGTAAAAACAACCTTCAAAATGATGAATTAACCATGAAAACTGCTAATTCCAATGATTGGTGGTTTCATACGAAAGAAATTCCTGGTTCACATGTAATTGTTAAGACTAATGGAAATGAATTAACTGATAAGGCTTTTGAAGAAGCTGCTAAATTAGCTGCATTTTATAGCAAAGCTAATAAATCAACTAAAGTTGCTGTTGATTATACTTTGAAAAAGCATATTAAAAAACCTGCTGGTTCTGTTCCAGGGTATGTTATTTATCATACTAACTACTCTATGTACGTTGATCCTAGCGATGAAAATGTAACATTACTATAG
- a CDS encoding YicC/YloC family endoribonuclease, translating into MVKSMTGFGRGENVSNDRKMTVEIKSVNHRYCDINIRMPKKISFLENDIRNFVKKKISRGKVDIFVSYEDNSEGNECIKINEDLIEQYLKYFDVISKKFQLENDIKVSNITRYPEVITIEEQEINEELLWDILENALNTAIEKLISTRITEGELLKSDIIKKLDNINKLVKNIKTRAPYVIEEYKEKLENRINDLLNSTIDEARLAVEVAIYADKCCVDEEIVRLESHVEHMRRTLNKEIPIGRKLDFLLQEMNRESNTILSKSSDIEISTNGLELKTEIEKIREQIQNIE; encoded by the coding sequence GTGGTAAAAAGCATGACAGGCTTTGGTAGGGGTGAAAACGTATCTAATGATAGAAAAATGACAGTTGAGATAAAATCTGTTAATCATAGATATTGTGATATTAACATCAGGATGCCAAAAAAAATTAGTTTTTTAGAAAATGATATCAGAAATTTCGTTAAGAAAAAAATATCTAGAGGTAAAGTCGATATCTTTGTTTCATATGAAGACAATTCTGAAGGAAACGAATGTATTAAGATCAATGAAGACCTGATTGAACAATATCTTAAATATTTTGATGTAATCAGTAAAAAATTCCAATTGGAAAATGACATAAAAGTTTCTAATATTACCAGATACCCAGAAGTTATTACAATCGAAGAACAAGAGATCAATGAAGAATTATTATGGGATATACTAGAGAATGCATTGAATACAGCTATAGAAAAACTTATATCCACTAGAATAACTGAGGGTGAATTATTGAAGAGTGATATTATCAAGAAACTGGATAATATAAATAAGTTAGTTAAAAACATTAAAACTAGAGCTCCTTATGTTATAGAAGAGTATAAAGAAAAATTAGAAAATAGAATAAATGATTTACTGAACAGTACTATTGATGAAGCTAGATTAGCTGTAGAAGTAGCCATATATGCAGATAAATGCTGTGTAGATGAAGAAATTGTAAGGTTAGAAAGTCATGTTGAACACATGAGAAGGACTTTGAATAAAGAAATACCTATAGGCAGAAAATTAGATTTCCTTTTACAAGAAATGAATAGAGAATCTAATACCATATTATCAAAATCCAGTGATATTGAAATTTCTACCAATGGATTAGAGCTTAAAACTGAGATAGAAAAAATTCGTGAACAAATACAAAATATTGAATAA
- the gmk gene encoding guanylate kinase, whose product MNKKGILIIISGFSGAGKGSVVKELLTKGDYILSISSTTRSPREYEEHGREYFFDSKKEFERMIENNELIEWASYCDNYYGTPRKFVEHSLEQGKNVILEIEMQGALDVKQQYEDAVLIFITAPTVKELKARLQNRGTESIEVIDKRLKRAYEEAEVMNKYDYIVINDDLQTCAEDINSIINAEHKNAKRNNELRERLKGEFKEYLKGEI is encoded by the coding sequence ATGAATAAAAAGGGCATACTCATAATTATATCAGGTTTTTCTGGTGCTGGTAAAGGTTCTGTAGTCAAAGAACTTCTCACCAAAGGTGATTATATTCTTTCTATATCTTCAACAACCAGATCTCCTAGAGAGTATGAAGAGCATGGAAGAGAATATTTCTTTGATAGTAAAAAAGAATTTGAGAGAATGATTGAGAATAATGAATTAATCGAATGGGCATCATATTGTGATAACTATTATGGTACTCCTAGAAAATTTGTAGAACACAGCCTTGAACAAGGCAAAAATGTAATATTAGAAATTGAGATGCAAGGAGCACTTGATGTCAAACAGCAATATGAAGATGCAGTGTTGATTTTTATTACTGCACCTACTGTAAAGGAATTAAAAGCAAGGTTACAAAATAGAGGTACAGAAAGTATAGAAGTTATTGATAAAAGGCTTAAAAGAGCTTATGAAGAAGCTGAAGTCATGAATAAATATGACTATATTGTCATTAACGATGATTTACAAACATGTGCAGAAGACATTAATTCAATAATTAATGCTGAACATAAAAATGCTAAGAGAAATAATGAATTAAGAGAACGATTAAAAGGCGAATTTAAAGAGTATTTGAAAGGAGAGATTTAG
- the rpoZ gene encoding DNA-directed RNA polymerase subunit omega → MLHPSYTDLMTTINDRMGSDEEKLKSRYSIVIASAKRAREIIGGDEILSSKNFTKPLSNAVNELYEGKIDIVSHDIDEDIED, encoded by the coding sequence ATGTTACATCCATCTTATACAGATTTAATGACAACAATAAATGATAGAATGGGCAGTGACGAAGAGAAGCTAAAGAGCAGATATTCAATTGTTATTGCTTCAGCAAAAAGAGCTAGAGAAATTATTGGGGGAGATGAAATACTTTCCAGCAAGAATTTTACTAAACCACTATCAAATGCAGTAAATGAATTATATGAAGGTAAAATCGATATAGTTTCACATGATATTGATGAAGATATTGAAGATTAG